One genomic segment of Tripterygium wilfordii isolate XIE 37 chromosome 9, ASM1340144v1, whole genome shotgun sequence includes these proteins:
- the LOC120005073 gene encoding uncharacterized protein LOC120005073 isoform X2 — protein sequence MASSLCARILDFTSEVAFLNHPSFGHLSLYILSRLLVKKFGTWADSLQESSDDALAELDLLEIVVSAYYSWGTDRCQSITEAVEGGLDEVILARGLEST from the exons CTTCAAGCCTTTGTGCTAGAATATTGGATTTTACATCAGAGGTGGCGTTTCTTAATCATCCTAGTTTTGGCCATCTCTCCCTTTATATTCTGTCTCGCCTCTTGGTTAAGAAGTTTGGCACATGGGCAG ACTCATTGCAGGAGAGCTCTGATGATGCTCTAGCAGAGTTGGACCTTTTGGAGATAGTGGTATCAG CCTACTATTCTTGGGGGACTGATAGATGCCAATCTATAACGGAGGCAGTTGAGGGTGGGTTGGATGAAGTGATACTCGCTCGGGGATTGGAATCAACTTAA